A single window of Paroedura picta isolate Pp20150507F chromosome 8, Ppicta_v3.0, whole genome shotgun sequence DNA harbors:
- the LOC143843772 gene encoding lipase member M-like isoform X1, giving the protein MWLLLLMMAMQGTVSPEKASSGRGRNPEQFMNISEIIQYSGYPSEEYEVLTYDGYYLSLNRIPGGSKGAVLMIHGLVEEGSTWVDNLPHNSLGFILADAGYDVWIGNHRGTSWSRRHKYLSIDQQEFWDFSFHELGIYDLSAFTDFILQKSGQEQIYCVAYTEGSTMAFFAFSVLPELASKVKMFFALGPPYTLHYSISPLVQLLRPPDMFLKFIFGTKELCLLSPRIRAFVAQACSYKPIDIFCKQVLLFFGGYNPKNLNTSRVDVYMSRFPDYTSVKHIIHWGQLVKTGEARYFDYGSENIKIYNQTIPPLYRIENITVPIAIWSGGRDLVSRPKDVAQLRSRLKNVIHYKFLPDWIHWDFIWGLDARQRVYREILGLMNSS; this is encoded by the exons ATGTGGCTGCTGCTCCTCATGATGGCTATGCAAGGAACTGTGAGTCCAGAAAAAGCCAGTAGTGGAAGAGGAAGGAATCCTGAACAGTTTATGAATATT AGTGAGATAATTCAGTACTCGGGATACCCCTCTGAAGAATATGAAGTACTAACATATGATGGGTATTACCTGAGCCTAAACAGAATCCCAGGAG gatCAAAGGGTGCTGTGTTGATGATACATGGGCTTGTTGAAGAGGGTAGTACCTGGGTAGATAACCTGCCTCATAATAGCCTGGGCTTCATCTTAGCTGATGCAGGGTATGATGTATGGATTGGCAACCATAGAGGGACTTCATGGTCTAGAAGACACAAATACCTTTCTATTGACCAACAAGAATTTTGGGATTTTAG tTTTCATGAACTGGGCATCTATGACCTTTCAGCCTTCACAGATTTTATTCTGCAGAAAAGTGGACAGGAACAAATCTATTGTGTGGCCTATACTGAGGGAAGCACCATGG CATTCTTTGCTTTTTCTGTACTGCCCGAACTTGCTTCAAAAGTTAAGATGTTTTTTGCCTTGGGACCTCCATATACACTTCACTATAGTATATCTCCTCTTGTACAGCTTCTACGTCCCCCGGATATGTTTCTGAAG TTTATATTTGGTACAAAAGAATTATGTTTGCTGAGTCCAAGAATTAGAGCATTTGTAGCCCAAGCATGCAGCTACAAACCGATAGATATATTCTGCAAGCaagttcttcttttttttggtggATACAATCCAAAAAATCTAAATACG AGTCGGGTTGATGTGTATATGTCGCGATTTCCAGATTATACTTCTGTGAAGCATATAATCCACTGGGGCCAG TTGGTTAAAACTGGAGAAGCCAGGTACTTTGACTACGGCTCAGAGAACATAAAGATATACAACCAG ACCATTCCTCCCTTGTACAGAATAGAAAACATCACTGTCCCAATTGCGATATGGAGTGGAGGTCGGGACTTGGTTTCCCGACCAAAGGATGTGGCACAGTTAAGATCTCGACTGAAAAATGTCATTCATTACAAGTTTTTGCCTGACTGGATTCATTGGGATTTCATTTGGGGCCTCGATGCTCGTCAGAGAGTATACCGCGAAATTCTGGGATTGATGAACAGCAGCTGA
- the LOC143843772 gene encoding lipase member M-like isoform X2, with translation MIHGLVEEGSTWVDNLPHNSLGFILADAGYDVWIGNHRGTSWSRRHKYLSIDQQEFWDFSFHELGIYDLSAFTDFILQKSGQEQIYCVAYTEGSTMAFFAFSVLPELASKVKMFFALGPPYTLHYSISPLVQLLRPPDMFLKFIFGTKELCLLSPRIRAFVAQACSYKPIDIFCKQVLLFFGGYNPKNLNTSRVDVYMSRFPDYTSVKHIIHWGQLVKTGEARYFDYGSENIKIYNQTIPPLYRIENITVPIAIWSGGRDLVSRPKDVAQLRSRLKNVIHYKFLPDWIHWDFIWGLDARQRVYREILGLMNSS, from the exons ATGATACATGGGCTTGTTGAAGAGGGTAGTACCTGGGTAGATAACCTGCCTCATAATAGCCTGGGCTTCATCTTAGCTGATGCAGGGTATGATGTATGGATTGGCAACCATAGAGGGACTTCATGGTCTAGAAGACACAAATACCTTTCTATTGACCAACAAGAATTTTGGGATTTTAG tTTTCATGAACTGGGCATCTATGACCTTTCAGCCTTCACAGATTTTATTCTGCAGAAAAGTGGACAGGAACAAATCTATTGTGTGGCCTATACTGAGGGAAGCACCATGG CATTCTTTGCTTTTTCTGTACTGCCCGAACTTGCTTCAAAAGTTAAGATGTTTTTTGCCTTGGGACCTCCATATACACTTCACTATAGTATATCTCCTCTTGTACAGCTTCTACGTCCCCCGGATATGTTTCTGAAG TTTATATTTGGTACAAAAGAATTATGTTTGCTGAGTCCAAGAATTAGAGCATTTGTAGCCCAAGCATGCAGCTACAAACCGATAGATATATTCTGCAAGCaagttcttcttttttttggtggATACAATCCAAAAAATCTAAATACG AGTCGGGTTGATGTGTATATGTCGCGATTTCCAGATTATACTTCTGTGAAGCATATAATCCACTGGGGCCAG TTGGTTAAAACTGGAGAAGCCAGGTACTTTGACTACGGCTCAGAGAACATAAAGATATACAACCAG ACCATTCCTCCCTTGTACAGAATAGAAAACATCACTGTCCCAATTGCGATATGGAGTGGAGGTCGGGACTTGGTTTCCCGACCAAAGGATGTGGCACAGTTAAGATCTCGACTGAAAAATGTCATTCATTACAAGTTTTTGCCTGACTGGATTCATTGGGATTTCATTTGGGGCCTCGATGCTCGTCAGAGAGTATACCGCGAAATTCTGGGATTGATGAACAGCAGCTGA